TACGATCTCGTTGACCCGGCGGCCGTCGGCGCGGCCCTGCAGCGCCTTCATCAGCGGGCCCATGAACTTGGCGATGTCGGCGGCCGTCGTCGCACCGGCGGCGGCGATGTGTTCACGGGCGATGGCCTCGATGTCCGCATCGCTCAGCTGGATCGGCAGGTAGCCCTCGATGATCGCCAGCTCGGCCGACTCAGAGGCCACGAGGTCGCTCCGGCCGCCCTGCTCGAACAGGGCGATG
Above is a window of Candidatus Avedoeria danica DNA encoding:
- a CDS encoding GatB/YqeY domain-containing protein codes for the protein MALAERLNDDYMTAMRAGDEVRRNTLRLLRAAIKNAEIEARGPLDDGGVLRVLQAQAKQRRDSIALFEQGGRSDLVASESAELAIIEGYLPIQLSDADIEAIAREHIAAAGATTAADIAKFMGPLMKALQGRADGRRVNEIVRRLLAG